One genomic region from Campylobacter concisus encodes:
- the glnA gene encoding type I glutamate--ammonia ligase — protein sequence MGKFVQNIDHFFDFCKENEVKFVDFRFTDLGGAWHSISYNIKAVTKENFINGIPMDASSMHGWQPIDKSDMIMKPEATTAFLDPFTSDITVVVFCDIYDIYKGQIYEKCPRSIAKRAMQYVKDSGLGDEAYFGPENEFFVFDNVKIIDSPNCAMYQVDSEEGEWNDATDFKDSYNTGHRPRRKGGYLMTQPIDSMVDLRAEMMQVLEQVGLEVFLGHHEVAQGQGEIGVKFGNLVEAADNVQIYKYVVRMVAHLNGKTVTFMPKPLYGDNGSGMHVHQSVWKDGKNLFYKDGGYANLSDFARYYIGGVLKHARSVAAFTNPSTNSYKRLIPGFEAPSILTYSSQNRSASIRIPYGAGENSVRAEMRFPDSTANPYLAFSAMLMAGLDGVKHKYEPVGPMDENLFKLHLDEIRERGIEQLPHTLRGSLEALIRDNEYLKPIMSDDFIDTYQHVKFETQVWPYEARPTAYEFKTCFSC from the coding sequence GTGGGAAAATTCGTCCAAAATATAGATCATTTTTTTGATTTTTGTAAAGAAAATGAAGTCAAATTTGTAGATTTTAGGTTTACTGATTTAGGTGGTGCTTGGCATAGCATTAGCTACAACATAAAAGCTGTTACGAAAGAAAATTTTATAAATGGTATCCCGATGGACGCTAGTTCTATGCATGGCTGGCAACCAATTGATAAGAGCGACATGATAATGAAGCCAGAAGCTACAACCGCATTTTTAGACCCATTTACTTCTGATATTACAGTCGTTGTTTTTTGCGATATTTACGACATTTACAAAGGTCAAATTTATGAGAAATGCCCTCGCTCAATAGCCAAAAGAGCAATGCAGTACGTAAAAGATAGCGGTCTTGGTGACGAGGCGTATTTTGGCCCTGAGAATGAATTTTTTGTCTTTGACAACGTCAAAATCATCGATAGCCCAAACTGTGCGATGTATCAAGTAGATAGCGAGGAAGGCGAGTGGAACGATGCTACTGACTTCAAAGATAGCTACAACACAGGTCATCGCCCACGCAGAAAAGGCGGTTACTTGATGACTCAGCCAATCGACAGCATGGTAGATCTAAGAGCCGAGATGATGCAAGTTCTAGAGCAAGTTGGTCTTGAAGTCTTTTTAGGACACCACGAAGTCGCTCAAGGACAAGGTGAGATCGGCGTAAAATTTGGTAACTTAGTCGAAGCCGCCGATAATGTCCAAATTTATAAATACGTCGTTCGCATGGTCGCTCACCTAAACGGCAAGACAGTTACATTTATGCCAAAACCACTTTATGGCGACAACGGAAGCGGCATGCACGTGCACCAGTCAGTCTGGAAAGATGGCAAAAATTTATTTTATAAAGATGGCGGATATGCGAATTTAAGCGACTTTGCGAGGTACTACATCGGCGGTGTTTTAAAACACGCAAGAAGCGTCGCAGCCTTTACTAACCCAAGCACAAACAGCTACAAACGCCTAATCCCAGGCTTTGAAGCACCGTCTATCCTGACATATTCAAGTCAAAACCGCTCAGCTAGCATACGTATACCTTATGGTGCAGGCGAAAACTCAGTAAGAGCTGAGATGAGATTTCCTGATAGCACAGCAAACCCTTATCTAGCTTTTTCAGCGATGCTAATGGCTGGCCTTGATGGCGTTAAACACAAATACGAGCCAGTTGGTCCAATGGATGAAAATTTATTTAAACTTCATCTTGATGAGATCAGAGAGCGTGGCATAGAGCAGCTTCCACACACGCTTCGTGGTAGCTTAGAAGCACTAATTCGTGACAACGAATATCTAAAACCGATAATGTCAGATGATTTCATCGACACATATCAGCACGTGAAATTTGAAACTCAGGTTTGGCCTTATGAAGCGCGTCCAACCGCTTATGAGTTTAAAACTTGTTTCTCTTGCTAA
- a CDS encoding histidinol-phosphatase produces MTVDLHNHTPLCKHAVGKPREYVQNAIKAGTKYFGFSDHAPMNYDEAYRMSFDEMQGYEDKILHLRDEFSGEIEILLGYEMDFLDGFMDERVFSRKVDYLIGSVHFFNGWAFDNPEFIGGYAGKDLDQIWQEYFDHVKRSAKLGKFDIMGHIDLLKIFKFLPKKDIRILARDAINAIKEANLVVEINTAGFRKPIGEQYPSVNLLELIGEKDIAITFGSDAHTKEDIGKNGEICEQIARDLGYSKCAIFKNRDRELVKF; encoded by the coding sequence ATGACCGTCGATCTTCACAACCACACGCCACTTTGCAAACACGCAGTTGGCAAGCCAAGAGAGTATGTACAAAATGCAATAAAAGCTGGCACAAAATACTTTGGCTTTAGCGATCACGCACCGATGAACTACGATGAAGCTTACAGAATGAGCTTTGATGAAATGCAAGGCTATGAAGATAAAATTTTACATTTAAGAGATGAATTTAGTGGTGAGATAGAAATTTTACTTGGCTATGAGATGGATTTTTTAGATGGTTTTATGGACGAGCGAGTTTTTAGTAGAAAGGTTGATTATCTAATAGGCTCTGTGCATTTTTTTAATGGATGGGCATTTGACAATCCTGAATTTATAGGAGGATATGCTGGCAAGGATTTAGATCAAATTTGGCAAGAGTATTTTGATCATGTTAAAAGATCAGCCAAGCTTGGCAAATTTGACATAATGGGGCATATTGATCTACTTAAAATTTTTAAATTTTTACCCAAAAAAGATATTAGAATTTTAGCGCGTGATGCGATAAATGCGATAAAAGAGGCAAATTTAGTAGTTGAGATAAATACAGCTGGCTTTAGAAAGCCTATCGGCGAGCAATATCCAAGCGTAAATTTACTAGAGCTTATAGGTGAAAAAGATATAGCTATCACTTTTGGCTCAGATGCCCACACAAAAGAAGATATCGGTAAAAATGGCGAAATTTGCGAGCAAATAGCTAGAGATTTAGGCTATTCAAAATGTGCTATTTTCAAAAACAGAGATAGAGAATTAGTAAAATTTTAG
- a CDS encoding GyrI-like domain-containing protein, whose protein sequence is MKIINLEDSFEIYGVKTRTKNEDEIGGKGKIPALWSKFMSEHYDGKSEIYSIYCNYESDLNGYYDNFIGTRSSHKSDEILGIKSGKYAVFTFAREPQNVGKFWGKIWKYFENSELKRAYETDFELYGSDEIKIFISILG, encoded by the coding sequence ATGAAGATTATAAATTTAGAGGATAGCTTTGAAATTTACGGAGTAAAAACTCGCACTAAAAATGAAGATGAGATAGGTGGCAAGGGTAAAATTCCAGCTTTATGGTCTAAATTTATGAGTGAGCACTACGATGGCAAGAGTGAAATTTATAGCATTTACTGCAACTATGAAAGCGATCTGAATGGATATTACGATAACTTCATCGGCACAAGATCAAGCCACAAAAGTGATGAAATTCTAGGGATAAAAAGTGGCAAATATGCCGTTTTTACTTTTGCAAGAGAGCCGCAAAACGTAGGAAAATTTTGGGGTAAAATTTGGAAGTATTTTGAAAATAGTGAGCTAAAAAGAGCCTATGAAACGGACTTTGAGCTTTACGGCAGCGATGAGATAAAAATTTTTATATCTATTTTAGGTTAG
- a CDS encoding chemotaxis protein, translating into MTQEELDALMAGGLDDELDNAKEDAGQEVADVKEDTDEVTEVAEAIDTKDETQSKPESNSKNAENYRVSADGVWPPPPPTEDHKMVHQLDDVTRDSEEKATQMFDKLETINNFFMDAESDSNSLKDTINSNIELFTTLSEKFPNIVAFSEALEKNNSLLGTIDNIIGNLQMGQDEIMMAMDMMQYQDIHRQKIERVINVMRALSKYMNTLFEGKIDDDKRVSSAVHIAGDTTTENLVSNDDIEALIESLGKK; encoded by the coding sequence ATGACCCAAGAGGAACTTGACGCACTTATGGCAGGTGGGCTAGATGATGAGTTAGATAATGCTAAAGAAGATGCTGGCCAAGAGGTTGCGGACGTCAAAGAGGATACGGACGAGGTAACAGAAGTTGCAGAAGCAATTGATACTAAAGATGAGACACAGTCAAAACCAGAAAGTAATTCAAAGAATGCAGAAAATTACAGAGTAAGTGCAGATGGCGTTTGGCCACCACCACCACCAACGGAAGATCACAAAATGGTTCATCAGCTTGATGACGTAACAAGAGATAGCGAAGAAAAAGCTACTCAGATGTTTGATAAGCTTGAAACGATAAATAACTTTTTTATGGACGCTGAGAGCGACTCAAATAGCCTAAAAGACACAATAAACTCAAATATCGAGCTATTTACGACACTAAGTGAGAAATTTCCAAATATTGTTGCATTTAGCGAAGCTTTAGAGAAAAACAACTCACTTCTTGGCACGATCGATAATATTATCGGAAATTTACAAATGGGACAAGATGAGATAATGATGGCTATGGATATGATGCAGTATCAAGACATCCATAGGCAAAAGATCGAGCGTGTTATCAACGTTATGAGAGCACTTAGCAAATATATGAATACCTTGTTTGAAGGTAAAATCGACGATGATAAGCGTGTTAGCTCTGCTGTTCACATCGCTGGTGATACAACGACTGAAAATCTTGTCAGCAACGACGATATCGAAGCCTTGATAGAAAGTTTGGGTAAAAAATAG
- a CDS encoding LysE/ArgO family amino acid transporter, with product MSAFWSGFFTSLSLILAIGAQNAFVLKQGIKKGHIFVVCLICALSDALLIFAGVFGIGQVIQKFTFIKQVAIYGGFAFLFVYGFKSLYSAFKNHKSLIPNTNYEHKFGKIVLLTLAFTWLNPHVYLDTMLLIGSVSIKFGGENIIFGIGASLASLVFFFSLGYGARVLAPIFAKEISWKILEIFVGIVMLVIAFSLLFVKV from the coding sequence ATGTCTGCATTTTGGAGTGGTTTTTTTACTAGTTTATCGTTGATATTGGCCATCGGTGCACAAAACGCGTTTGTTTTAAAACAAGGAATAAAAAAGGGGCATATTTTTGTAGTTTGCTTGATATGTGCATTATCCGATGCCTTACTTATATTTGCTGGTGTTTTTGGCATTGGACAAGTGATACAAAAATTTACTTTTATAAAACAAGTCGCCATATATGGTGGTTTTGCTTTTTTGTTTGTATATGGTTTTAAAAGTTTGTATAGTGCTTTTAAAAACCATAAAAGCCTAATCCCAAACACAAATTATGAACATAAATTTGGCAAAATAGTACTTTTAACGCTTGCATTTACTTGGCTAAATCCACATGTATATCTTGATACGATGCTTTTAATAGGATCGGTTTCAATAAAATTTGGTGGTGAAAACATAATTTTTGGCATCGGTGCTAGTCTCGCATCATTAGTCTTTTTCTTTTCTTTGGGATACGGCGCTAGAGTCTTAGCACCAATTTTTGCCAAAGAAATTTCATGGAAAATTTTAGAAATTTTTGTTGGAATTGTTATGTTGGTAATAGCTTTTAGTTTACTATTTGTCAAGGTATAA
- a CDS encoding Nif3-like dinuclear metal center hexameric protein produces MKIAEIYKILDEICPFASQESWDNSGLQVGSFDSEFERIYLSLDLDGKLLQNVLPNSLIITHHPLIFKGLKSLDYSLYPSSLIREMMIKNISLISLHTNADLVFLNEKFVTQVLGLEILSKEGFLIYADVKMKFSELCEFVKEKLGLENLRVVHAKDEISKICICTGSGGDLIQDVKADVFLTGDLKYHQALYAKENGLNLIDINHYESERYFGDFLAKYLQNLKIEVIIRNSKNPFTYC; encoded by the coding sequence ATGAAAATAGCTGAAATTTATAAAATTTTAGATGAAATTTGCCCATTTGCGAGCCAAGAGTCTTGGGACAATAGTGGCCTACAAGTTGGCTCATTTGATAGCGAATTTGAGCGAATTTATCTAAGTCTTGATTTAGATGGCAAACTTTTGCAAAATGTCTTGCCAAATTCGCTTATTATCACTCACCATCCACTCATTTTTAAAGGGCTAAAAAGCCTAGACTACAGCCTTTATCCAAGCTCACTCATAAGAGAGATGATGATAAAAAATATCTCGCTCATCTCGCTTCATACAAACGCTGACCTTGTATTTTTAAATGAAAAATTTGTAACGCAGGTTTTGGGGCTTGAAATTTTAAGCAAAGAGGGCTTTTTGATCTACGCTGATGTGAAGATGAAATTTAGCGAGCTTTGTGAATTTGTAAAAGAAAAACTTGGTCTAGAAAATTTAAGAGTGGTTCATGCAAAAGATGAAATTTCTAAAATTTGTATCTGCACTGGAAGTGGCGGAGATCTCATCCAAGATGTAAAAGCAGACGTCTTTTTAACGGGTGATCTAAAATATCACCAAGCTCTTTATGCAAAGGAAAATGGGCTAAATTTAATCGATATAAATCACTATGAAAGTGAACGTTATTTTGGCGATTTTTTAGCAAAATATTTGCAAAATCTGAAAATTGAAGTTATAATACGCAATTCTAAAAATCCATTTACATATTGCTAA
- a CDS encoding AbgT family transporter, whose translation MNKKNNSSILSFIENFGNKLPNPTMLFIYLSIITIIISFVLEKMDIGVSYQAIKDGQISQLNANVINLLSADSLRSFVSSVLKNFTSFYPLGVVFAIILGIGIADKSGLLSALMTKIALKSSKIWVTPIVIFLGVMSNVASSVGYVVLIPLGAILFAGFGRHPIAGLAAVFAGVSGGWSANLLIGTNDPMFAAFSMQAASVLNPDYVVLATANWYFMIASTFLIVFVGWFVTDKIVEPRLGKFDFLGDFSLKEHSEISAEQKRGLKFSLIALIVFVILLLVAILPSGSLFGAKGNESFMKSTFMHSIVVFMMLLFIVVGVAYGVGARTIKSSNDAIKFMEQSISELSGFLVLIFFAAQFTYLFNTSNIGLVLSIKGSIFLKEIGLTGLSLIIVFIFLIAFINLFIAVDSAKWAMMAPIFVPMFMNLGLSPELTQAAFRIGDSTTNIITPLMPFFVLIVAFMQKYNKELKIGSVVSIMLPYTVAFLISWTALMSFWYIFDLPLGPGAVIHYVK comes from the coding sequence ATGAATAAAAAAAACAATAGTTCAATCTTAAGTTTTATTGAAAATTTTGGTAATAAATTACCAAATCCAACTATGCTTTTTATCTATCTTTCGATTATTACGATAATAATATCGTTTGTATTAGAAAAGATGGACATTGGTGTAAGCTATCAGGCTATCAAAGACGGACAAATATCACAGCTTAATGCAAATGTTATAAATTTGCTTTCTGCTGATAGTCTTAGATCTTTTGTTTCGTCTGTGCTTAAAAATTTTACTAGTTTTTATCCTTTGGGAGTAGTCTTTGCAATTATTCTAGGTATTGGTATTGCAGACAAGTCTGGACTTTTATCAGCACTTATGACAAAGATTGCCTTAAAATCTTCCAAAATATGGGTAACTCCAATCGTTATTTTTCTTGGCGTAATGTCAAATGTTGCTTCCTCAGTTGGCTATGTTGTACTAATCCCGCTTGGAGCTATTTTATTTGCTGGATTTGGTCGCCATCCAATTGCTGGACTAGCTGCTGTTTTTGCTGGTGTTAGCGGTGGCTGGTCGGCAAATTTATTAATCGGTACAAATGACCCTATGTTTGCGGCATTTTCTATGCAAGCAGCTAGCGTGTTAAATCCAGATTATGTAGTGTTAGCAACTGCAAATTGGTACTTTATGATCGCTTCGACATTTTTGATCGTATTTGTTGGCTGGTTTGTAACAGATAAAATCGTAGAGCCTAGGCTTGGTAAATTTGATTTTTTAGGTGATTTTAGTCTAAAAGAGCATAGCGAGATAAGTGCAGAGCAAAAACGTGGCTTAAAATTTTCACTAATAGCGTTGATTGTTTTTGTGATTTTACTGCTTGTGGCTATTTTACCTTCAGGCTCTTTATTTGGAGCAAAAGGCAATGAAAGCTTTATGAAATCTACTTTTATGCATTCTATTGTTGTTTTTATGATGTTGCTTTTTATAGTGGTAGGTGTAGCTTACGGTGTAGGTGCTAGGACTATAAAAAGTAGTAATGACGCCATAAAATTTATGGAACAATCTATCTCTGAGCTATCAGGATTTTTGGTTTTGATATTTTTTGCAGCCCAATTTACATATCTTTTTAATACCTCAAATATTGGGCTAGTGCTTTCTATAAAAGGTTCTATTTTTCTAAAAGAGATTGGATTAACCGGACTTAGCCTTATTATAGTTTTTATTTTCTTGATCGCTTTTATAAATTTATTTATAGCTGTTGATTCTGCAAAGTGGGCGATGATGGCTCCGATTTTTGTACCAATGTTTATGAATCTTGGACTCTCGCCAGAGCTTACACAGGCTGCTTTTAGAATAGGCGACTCTACTACAAATATCATAACGCCTTTGATGCCGTTTTTTGTTTTGATAGTAGCTTTTATGCAAAAATACAATAAAGAGTTAAAAATCGGATCAGTTGTTTCTATTATGCTTCCTTATACGGTTGCATTTTTAATTTCTTGGACAGCGCTAATGTCATTTTGGTACATTTTTGATCTACCACTAGGACCTGGTGCAGTTATACACTATGTAAAGTAA
- a CDS encoding peptidase U32 family protein, translating into MLKRPELLSPAGNLTKLKIALEYGADAVYGSVASFSLRTRSAREFNLETFKEAIDYTHAKGKKFYATINAFPFNSQIEPLKRHLQTISAMKPDAFIIATPGVMSLAKAIAPDIEIHLSTQANVMNVLDAKIYHDMGAKRIVVAREMNLKDVIKIKEEIPTLDIEIFVHGSMCFAYSGRCLVSSVQSGRMSNRGSCANDCRFKYELYAKNEESGVLFRLEEDENGTHIMNSKDLCLISHIKEIVDSGVIDSLKIEGRTKSEYYAACTARAYKMAIDDAMDDKFDAQIYENEINTLKNRGFTDGYLVHRPYERTDTQNHVSSLEEGTHQVNAISEDGEFFKCKYKIFPGNSYEIVAPTGSHIDDSENEISKVYSQEGKKFIKFKQLITKKGKVMSEIHSGNENEINLGVKLPKFSFLREKI; encoded by the coding sequence GTGCTAAAAAGGCCTGAGCTTTTATCCCCAGCTGGAAATTTAACAAAACTCAAAATCGCCCTTGAGTACGGGGCTGATGCCGTTTATGGCTCAGTGGCTAGTTTTTCACTAAGGACTAGATCAGCAAGGGAATTTAACCTTGAAACATTCAAAGAGGCGATAGACTACACACATGCAAAGGGAAAGAAATTTTATGCGACCATAAATGCTTTTCCTTTTAACTCTCAGATTGAGCCACTAAAAAGGCACTTGCAGACTATCTCGGCAATGAAGCCAGATGCCTTTATCATCGCAACTCCAGGAGTCATGAGTCTAGCAAAAGCCATCGCTCCTGATATCGAGATACACCTCTCAACTCAGGCAAATGTCATGAATGTGCTTGATGCAAAAATTTATCACGATATGGGTGCAAAACGTATCGTCGTAGCACGCGAGATGAACTTAAAAGATGTCATAAAGATAAAAGAAGAAATTCCAACTCTTGATATCGAAATTTTTGTACATGGCTCAATGTGCTTTGCTTATTCTGGTAGGTGCTTAGTAAGCTCAGTGCAAAGCGGGCGTATGTCAAATCGCGGCAGCTGTGCCAACGACTGCAGGTTTAAGTATGAACTCTATGCCAAAAACGAAGAGAGTGGCGTGCTTTTCCGCTTAGAAGAGGATGAAAATGGCACTCATATTATGAACTCAAAAGATCTTTGCCTCATCTCTCACATTAAAGAGATCGTTGATAGTGGCGTGATAGATAGCCTAAAAATAGAAGGTCGCACAAAGAGCGAGTACTACGCAGCTTGCACAGCAAGAGCTTATAAAATGGCGATAGATGATGCCATGGACGATAAATTTGACGCACAAATTTATGAAAATGAGATAAATACACTAAAAAATCGCGGCTTTACGGATGGCTACTTGGTGCATAGACCTTATGAACGAACCGATACACAAAATCACGTTAGCAGCCTAGAAGAGGGCACACATCAGGTAAATGCAATAAGCGAAGATGGAGAATTTTTTAAGTGTAAATATAAAATTTTTCCAGGCAACAGCTATGAGATCGTGGCTCCTACCGGCTCACATATAGATGATAGCGAGAATGAAATTTCAAAGGTTTATTCACAAGAGGGCAAGAAATTTATCAAATTTAAGCAGCTCATCACCAAAAAAGGCAAGGTCATGAGCGAAATTCACAGTGGCAATGAAAATGAGATAAACCTCGGCGTTAAGCTGCCAAAATTTAGTTTTTTAAGGGAGAAAATATGA
- the glyQ gene encoding glycine--tRNA ligase subunit alpha, translated as MTFSQIILTLQNYWQEQGCVILQPYDMPAGAGTYHQATFLRSLGPKPWATAYVAPSRRPTDGRYGENPNRLGAYYQFQVLIKPSPENIQELYLKSLEKLGLNLKNHDIRFVEDNWESPTLGAWGLGWEVWLDGMEVTQFTYFQQVGGIACELISGEITYGLERLAMYLQDVNSVYDIAWDDRGGNIVTYADVHKQGEYEWSKYNFEVANVDMLFNQFENAFGECKRCLEAKISLPAYDYCMLAAHTFNVLDARGAISVTQRQDYILKIRELAKECALTYKESLEQK; from the coding sequence ATGACATTTTCACAAATAATATTAACCCTTCAAAACTATTGGCAAGAGCAAGGTTGTGTTATACTTCAGCCATACGATATGCCTGCGGGCGCGGGCACTTATCATCAGGCGACATTTTTAAGAAGCCTTGGACCAAAGCCGTGGGCTACTGCATACGTTGCCCCATCTCGCCGCCCGACTGATGGTAGATACGGTGAAAACCCAAACCGCCTAGGAGCTTATTATCAGTTTCAGGTGCTTATAAAACCAAGCCCAGAAAACATACAAGAGCTTTATCTAAAAAGCCTTGAAAAGCTCGGGTTAAATTTGAAAAATCACGACATTCGTTTCGTCGAGGATAACTGGGAGAGCCCGACTCTGGGCGCTTGGGGGTTAGGCTGGGAGGTCTGGCTAGATGGTATGGAAGTGACGCAGTTTACCTATTTTCAGCAAGTAGGTGGCATCGCATGCGAGTTGATCTCTGGCGAGATAACATACGGGCTTGAGCGTTTAGCTATGTATCTACAAGATGTAAATAGTGTTTATGACATCGCTTGGGACGATAGGGGTGGCAATATCGTAACCTACGCCGACGTTCACAAACAAGGTGAGTACGAGTGGAGTAAATATAACTTTGAAGTAGCAAATGTTGATATGCTTTTTAACCAGTTTGAAAATGCATTTGGCGAGTGTAAGCGTTGCTTGGAGGCTAAAATTTCACTGCCTGCGTATGATTACTGCATGCTTGCAGCTCATACATTTAACGTCCTTGATGCGCGTGGAGCGATTAGTGTTACGCAAAGACAAGACTACATCCTAAAAATTCGAGAGCTTGCAAAAGAGTGTGCACTAACCTATAAAGAAAGCCTAGAGCAAAAGTAA
- a CDS encoding DUF3972 domain-containing protein, with translation MQTYLGVDEFCKLVHLEREVIEDMINRGVLKTKEENGETLIEASEGTMSVVPSVSQNLSLQPQSQDGISFVEKTIGTILNLHEKVLDAKDETLETLRNENKFLKEALISMQELYDEDRKTVETLTKQLKISQDEVEFLKRKYKLMWNQAVENFNGQK, from the coding sequence GTGCAGACCTATCTTGGTGTTGATGAATTTTGCAAACTTGTACACTTGGAGCGTGAAGTTATCGAAGATATGATAAATCGTGGCGTTTTGAAAACCAAAGAGGAAAATGGAGAAACTTTGATAGAAGCGAGCGAAGGAACGATGAGCGTGGTGCCTAGTGTTTCGCAAAATTTATCCTTGCAGCCGCAAAGCCAAGATGGTATCAGCTTTGTTGAAAAGACGATTGGAACGATATTAAATTTACACGAAAAAGTGCTTGACGCAAAGGATGAGACGCTTGAAACCCTAAGAAATGAGAATAAATTTTTAAAAGAGGCGCTTATTTCGATGCAAGAGCTCTATGACGAGGATAGAAAAACGGTCGAGACGCTCACAAAACAGCTTAAAATTTCACAAGATGAAGTTGAATTTCTAAAACGAAAATACAAGCTCATGTGGAACCAAGCGGTTGAAAATTTTAACGGACAAAAGTAG
- the purE gene encoding 5-(carboxyamino)imidazole ribonucleotide mutase, translating to MKFVSIIMGSKSDYEIVSEAAKTLEKFGVKYELIISSAHRSPKRTSEYVANAEKKGAKVFIAAAGMAAHLAGAIAANTTKPVIGIPMAGSALSGVDALYSTVQMPGGMPVGTVAIGKAGAVNAAYLAVQILALEDDSLASALKADREAKVKALEEDSSKVEVIL from the coding sequence ATGAAATTTGTTTCTATTATAATGGGAAGTAAAAGTGACTATGAGATCGTTAGCGAGGCGGCAAAGACTCTGGAGAAATTTGGCGTAAAATATGAACTGATAATCAGCTCAGCCCACAGAAGCCCAAAAAGAACTAGTGAGTACGTCGCAAATGCTGAGAAAAAGGGCGCAAAAGTGTTTATCGCAGCTGCTGGTATGGCGGCTCACCTAGCTGGTGCAATCGCAGCAAATACAACAAAACCAGTTATCGGCATACCAATGGCAGGCTCAGCTCTAAGCGGCGTTGACGCTTTATACTCCACCGTGCAGATGCCAGGTGGCATGCCTGTGGGCACCGTGGCGATCGGTAAAGCCGGCGCGGTAAACGCAGCCTATCTGGCGGTGCAAATTTTAGCTCTTGAAGATGATAGTCTGGCAAGTGCCTTAAAAGCCGATAGAGAGGCGAAAGTAAAGGCCTTAGAGGAAGACTCTTCAAAGGTTGAAGTGATACTGTAA
- a CDS encoding zinc ribbon domain-containing protein, giving the protein MNKYLQQLVELSDLDKQIDGFIPRIQDIEKAYKNIEEECETIVVNIERLDEEVSDLKSQKSGTNAHIAEFSAKIKDVAKKSSSAKSEKEIKALSLEEDIAKEQLEAANEEIARLEKLIDSKNSQKDELGSKKAELEENLKNIKSKTSSELENIEKERKEVYAKKDKLIATMNQKILAFYEKIRKWAHNTAVVPVKKQACYGCFMQINDKTFSAVIKGEDIVTCPHCGRILYKQEQ; this is encoded by the coding sequence ATGAATAAATACTTACAACAATTAGTTGAATTATCTGATCTTGATAAACAAATAGATGGCTTTATACCACGCATTCAAGACATAGAAAAGGCTTATAAAAATATAGAAGAAGAGTGCGAAACCATAGTGGTTAATATAGAAAGACTAGATGAAGAGGTAAGCGACTTAAAGTCTCAAAAATCAGGCACAAATGCTCATATTGCCGAGTTTAGTGCAAAGATAAAAGATGTAGCTAAAAAAAGCTCAAGTGCAAAAAGCGAAAAGGAGATAAAAGCTCTAAGTCTTGAAGAAGATATTGCAAAAGAGCAACTTGAGGCTGCAAATGAGGAGATCGCTAGACTTGAGAAACTAATAGATAGTAAAAATAGTCAAAAAGATGAGCTTGGTTCAAAAAAAGCTGAACTTGAAGAGAATTTAAAAAATATAAAAAGCAAAACTTCATCTGAGCTTGAAAATATCGAAAAAGAACGTAAAGAAGTTTATGCTAAAAAAGACAAGCTTATCGCCACTATGAATCAAAAAATTCTCGCATTTTATGAAAAAATTAGAAAATGGGCTCATAACACAGCCGTTGTTCCTGTAAAAAAACAAGCTTGTTATGGTTGTTTTATGCAGATAAATGACAAAACTTTCTCTGCTGTTATCAAGGGCGAAGATATCGTTACATGTCCGCATTGTGGCAGAATTTTATACAAACAAGAGCAATAA